From a region of the Longimicrobium sp. genome:
- a CDS encoding DinB family protein: MNPQLQAVIDELHSASERLRRLAATVPAERWAERPGPERWSVGECIAHLNLTSQAYMPKIAAILADAPRTGAPARFRRDFLGWLIWRVLKPGGGGKAKTTAAFIPTGKEPAADIIATFEDLQRQQEEVIRQSDGMPLHKLKVGSPFSDKMKYSVYSALTILPRHQHRHLLQAERAWAEISARG; the protein is encoded by the coding sequence ATGAATCCCCAGCTGCAGGCCGTGATCGACGAGCTCCACTCCGCCAGCGAGCGCCTGCGCCGCCTGGCCGCCACCGTCCCCGCCGAGCGCTGGGCCGAGCGCCCCGGCCCGGAGCGCTGGTCGGTCGGCGAGTGCATCGCCCATCTGAACCTCACCTCGCAGGCGTACATGCCCAAGATCGCCGCGATCCTTGCGGATGCTCCGCGCACCGGGGCCCCGGCCCGCTTCCGGCGCGACTTCCTGGGATGGCTGATCTGGCGGGTGCTGAAGCCGGGCGGGGGCGGCAAGGCGAAGACGACGGCGGCGTTCATCCCCACGGGAAAGGAGCCGGCGGCGGACATCATCGCCACCTTCGAAGACCTTCAGCGCCAGCAGGAGGAGGTCATCCGCCAGTCCGACGGAATGCCGCTCCACAAGCTGAAGGTGGGCTCGCCCTTCAGCGACAAGATGAAGTACAGCGTCTACTCGGCGCTCACCATCCTCCCGCGCCACCAGCACCGCCACCTGCTGCAGGCGGAGCGCGCCTGGGCCGAGATTTCCGCCCGGGGT